A region of Diospyros lotus cultivar Yz01 chromosome 3, ASM1463336v1, whole genome shotgun sequence DNA encodes the following proteins:
- the LOC127797029 gene encoding dehydration-responsive element-binding protein 1A-like, which produces MDVSSHFSDPIPYGLDFWAAADVPERSDGGSSRPANFSDEEVILASSHPKKRAGRKKFRETRHPVYRGVRRRNSGKWVCEVREPNKKSRIWLGTFPTEEMAARAHDVAAIALRGRLACLNFADSAWRLPVPASTDPKDIRKAAAEAAEAFRPSKQEDSKVAMPGETVFFMDEAVFEWPGLLGDMAKGLMMPPPECSGAHGFSGEEVESDAEAELPLWSFSM; this is translated from the coding sequence ATGGATGTGTCCTCTCACTTTTCCGACCCAATTCCATATGGGTTGGATTTCTGGGCGGCGGCTGACGTGCCGGAGAGGTCAGACGGCGGGAGTAGCAGGCCGGCGAACTTCTCCGACGAGGAGGTGATATTGGCGTCGAGCCACCCGAAGAAGCGGGCGGGGAGGAAGAAGTTCAGGGAGACGCGGCACCCGGTGTACCGCGGCGTGCGGCGGAGGAACTCCGGGAAATGGGTGTGCGAGGTGCGGGAGCCGAACAAGAAGTCGAGGATATGGCTGGGCACCTTCCCTACCGAGGAGATGGCGGCGAGAGCTCACGACGTTGCGGCTATTGCGCTGAGGGGCAGGCTGGCTTGTCTCAATTTCGCCGACTCGGCTTGGAGGCTGCCGGTGCCGGCGTCTACTGACCCCAAGGATATTCGGAAGGCGGCGGCTGAAGCGGCGGAAGCCTTCCGCCCGTCCAAGCAGGAGGACTCCAAGGTGGCAATGCCGGGCGAGACGGTGTTTTTCATGGATGAGGCGGTTTTCGAGTGGCCGGGATTGCTGGGGGACATGGCAAAAGGGTTAATGATGCCGCCACCAGAATGCAGCGGAGCACATGGATTTTCCGGAGAGGAGGTGGAGTCTGATGCTGAAGCTGAGCTCCCACTGTGGAGTTTCTCAATGTAG